The following proteins are co-located in the Streptomyces sp. DT2A-34 genome:
- a CDS encoding relaxase/mobilization nuclease domain-containing protein, giving the protein MISKIILGKGPKATRRTIGYLFGKGRANEHTDPHLVASWNGFAPDPGRSPHRDPREVEAQLVAQLDQPVKMLSDKAPKYTVWHCPVRAAPEDPILTDDQWADIARRIVAAAGIAPNGDEEACRWVAVRHADDHIHIAATLVRQDGRRPKRDYDQRAVQREARKIEVDYGLRRLKPGDGTAAKRPTSKEHFKAKRLGQDATAREILRMRVRRAVTAAADETEFFALLEATGVTVRLKHGPSGDALGCNFALPGDTNDKGEPVFYAGSTLAPDLSLPKIRERLAATSPKPATAQPGNPWHQATAATERIPHHLTHGDEHTAQGQLVALGAALDLLPVTAPAALRAELEQAAAVFERATRSRIAADLDSTRVLCRSVQAIWRDRPQDRDAAGFAMLLDAALTAVAFAMHWHRTRQHAQQQAAAEQALVHLQIAYAQVSGPVLAGLAQRSPSPQTKRRFVHHLQEAVPEHAERILADPAWDALATVLAEAETAGHNAATALDQALGQRTLDDAHSPARALTWRIRRLGERHAPSPRAEAARARSTTQRPAAPVPPSAAMPSPQSPPTRRR; this is encoded by the coding sequence GTGATATCCAAGATCATCCTCGGCAAGGGCCCGAAAGCCACGCGCCGCACTATCGGCTACCTCTTCGGCAAGGGCCGCGCCAACGAGCACACTGACCCGCACCTGGTGGCGTCCTGGAACGGCTTCGCCCCCGACCCCGGCCGCAGCCCCCACCGCGACCCGAGAGAGGTGGAGGCCCAGCTCGTCGCACAGCTCGACCAGCCCGTGAAGATGCTGAGCGACAAAGCACCCAAGTACACCGTGTGGCACTGCCCGGTCCGCGCCGCACCCGAAGACCCGATCCTCACCGACGACCAATGGGCGGACATCGCCCGCCGGATCGTGGCCGCCGCCGGCATCGCCCCCAACGGGGACGAGGAAGCCTGCCGCTGGGTGGCCGTCCGCCACGCCGACGACCACATCCACATCGCCGCCACCCTCGTGCGCCAGGATGGCCGCCGGCCTAAACGCGACTACGACCAGCGCGCTGTCCAGCGCGAGGCCCGCAAGATCGAAGTCGACTACGGGCTCAGGCGGTTGAAGCCGGGCGACGGCACTGCCGCCAAGCGCCCCACCAGCAAGGAGCACTTCAAGGCCAAGCGCCTGGGCCAGGACGCCACCGCCCGCGAGATCCTCCGCATGCGGGTCCGCCGTGCGGTGACCGCCGCAGCCGACGAGACCGAGTTCTTCGCACTGCTGGAGGCAACCGGGGTGACCGTGCGCCTCAAACACGGCCCCTCCGGCGACGCACTCGGTTGCAACTTCGCCCTGCCCGGCGACACCAATGACAAGGGCGAGCCGGTGTTCTACGCGGGCTCCACCCTCGCCCCCGACCTCTCCCTGCCCAAAATCCGCGAACGCCTCGCTGCGACCAGCCCCAAGCCGGCCACTGCCCAACCCGGCAACCCGTGGCACCAGGCCACCGCCGCCACCGAACGCATCCCCCACCACCTCACCCACGGCGACGAGCACACCGCCCAGGGCCAACTGGTCGCGCTCGGCGCAGCACTGGACCTGCTGCCGGTCACGGCACCGGCCGCGCTCAGGGCCGAACTCGAACAGGCCGCAGCCGTCTTCGAGCGCGCCACCCGATCCCGCATCGCCGCCGACCTCGACAGCACCCGCGTACTCTGCCGCAGCGTCCAGGCGATCTGGCGCGACAGGCCCCAAGACAGGGACGCGGCCGGGTTCGCCATGCTCCTGGACGCCGCACTCACCGCAGTGGCCTTCGCGATGCACTGGCACCGCACCCGCCAGCACGCCCAACAGCAGGCAGCAGCCGAGCAAGCCCTCGTCCACCTGCAGATCGCCTACGCGCAGGTCTCCGGACCAGTCCTGGCGGGCCTCGCGCAACGCTCCCCCAGCCCCCAGACCAAGCGCCGCTTCGTCCATCACCTCCAGGAAGCGGTACCAGAGCACGCGGAGCGCATCCTGGCCGACCCTGCCTGGGACGCACTGGCCACCGTGCTCGCCGAGGCGGAGACCGCAGGGCACAACGCAGCCACCGCGCTTGACCAAGCGCTCGGACAGCGCACCCTGGACGACGCCCACAGCCCCGCCCGTGCCCTGACCTGGCGCATCCGCCGCCTCGGTGAGCGCCACGCACCCAGTCCCCGAGCCGAGGCGGCCAGGGCCCGCAGCACAACGCAGCGCCCCGCCGCTCCGGTCCCCCCATCGGCAGCCATGCCGTCACCGCAGTCGCCACCGACGCGGCGACGCTGA
- a CDS encoding MobC family plasmid mobilization relaxosome protein encodes MPDLHNELPTSAEEMSTTSVTASASCRVRSPYPASALEEAEASGAGAPESAGPGEPTEAGVTEPSSNLPQQSAPRRRLRDKQLRERRVHPRYNDGEFDLVRRAAALSRMALGGYVAECSLAAARAEDPTAAVADYRTMVKTLMAANGQLGKIGSNLNQLTHHLNRDDAWPHHDAVQRLLERVEASVAEVDAAVAQVTEGR; translated from the coding sequence ATGCCCGACCTCCACAACGAACTCCCCACCAGCGCAGAGGAGATGTCCACCACCTCAGTCACCGCGTCAGCAAGTTGTCGGGTAAGGAGTCCTTACCCGGCCTCCGCCCTGGAGGAGGCGGAGGCATCCGGCGCGGGGGCACCGGAGTCGGCCGGCCCGGGGGAGCCGACCGAAGCAGGGGTCACCGAGCCGTCGTCGAACCTGCCGCAGCAGTCCGCGCCGCGCCGTCGCCTGCGTGACAAGCAGCTGCGCGAGCGCCGCGTCCACCCCCGCTACAACGACGGCGAGTTCGACCTCGTCCGACGAGCCGCCGCGCTGAGCCGCATGGCACTCGGTGGCTACGTGGCCGAGTGCTCGCTCGCCGCCGCCCGCGCCGAGGACCCCACCGCAGCTGTCGCCGACTACCGCACCATGGTGAAGACGCTGATGGCCGCCAACGGGCAGCTTGGCAAGATCGGCAGCAACCTCAACCAGCTCACCCACCACCTCAACAGGGACGACGCCTGGCCACATCACGACGCCGTCCAGCGGCTCCTGGAGCGCGTCGAGGCGTCGGTGGCAGAAGTGGACGCCGCCGTCGCCCAAGTCACTGAGGGGCGGTGA
- a CDS encoding DUF2637 domain-containing protein translates to MPVLTTATRLGVALVGTIGFALSYDALRQMAVAIHIRGILTYAFPLVIDGFIAIGVAALLILRTAPWRSRLYVWALVGLATITSIWANALHAVRLNQQAHTAGFHLDDVTVGALSAIAPLALAGAVHLDLVIRRHPTRHVEEAAATKSHNVPGRGHNHADSSEPDPASGGDAGLPEHPEMPDVAGHPDDAVRDAVNVPQARKPLVAVEDHDRDAAFDELLTLARTAPLGRGGRASRRNIEAAIRDAGFRIGKDRLTQIKDRVQADLDQAARQRQTEPDKEPASAL, encoded by the coding sequence GTGCCGGTACTGACCACAGCGACCCGCCTAGGCGTCGCCCTGGTCGGCACGATCGGCTTCGCCCTCTCCTACGACGCTCTGCGGCAGATGGCCGTCGCCATCCACATCCGCGGAATCCTCACGTACGCCTTCCCTCTGGTGATCGACGGGTTCATCGCCATCGGCGTCGCCGCCCTGCTCATCCTGCGCACCGCACCCTGGCGGTCCCGGCTGTACGTCTGGGCACTCGTCGGCCTCGCCACGATCACCAGTATCTGGGCCAACGCCCTGCACGCCGTCCGCCTCAACCAGCAGGCTCACACAGCCGGGTTCCACCTGGACGACGTCACCGTCGGCGCCCTGTCAGCCATCGCCCCGCTGGCACTGGCCGGAGCTGTCCACCTCGACCTGGTCATCCGCCGCCACCCGACGCGCCACGTTGAAGAGGCCGCGGCCACAAAGAGCCACAACGTTCCTGGCCGCGGCCACAACCACGCCGACAGCTCCGAGCCAGATCCGGCCTCCGGGGGCGACGCCGGTCTGCCAGAGCATCCAGAGATGCCCGATGTGGCCGGTCACCCAGACGACGCGGTGCGGGACGCCGTCAATGTGCCGCAGGCCCGGAAGCCACTCGTTGCGGTAGAGGACCACGACCGCGACGCCGCCTTCGATGAACTCCTCACCCTCGCCCGCACGGCACCCCTGGGACGCGGAGGCCGCGCTTCACGCCGCAACATCGAGGCGGCGATCCGAGACGCCGGCTTCCGTATCGGCAAGGACCGCCTGACCCAGATCAAGGACCGGGTCCAGGCCGACCTCGACCAGGCCGCCCGCCAGCGGCAGACCGAGCCCGACAAGGAACCCGCCAGCGCCCTCTGA
- a CDS encoding AlpA family transcriptional regulator, translated as MPKTSPRSTNSPAATAAAQRGPLATPAEVAAYLGVPVKTLYQWKYRGIGPNVHRVGRHLRYRWHEVDAWLNAQATYDLAV; from the coding sequence GTGCCGAAGACCTCTCCCCGTAGCACCAATTCCCCTGCCGCCACTGCGGCTGCCCAGCGCGGCCCGCTGGCCACCCCCGCAGAGGTCGCCGCGTACCTCGGGGTGCCGGTGAAGACGCTCTACCAGTGGAAGTACAGGGGCATCGGCCCCAATGTGCACAGGGTCGGCCGTCACCTGCGCTACCGCTGGCACGAGGTGGACGCCTGGCTGAATGCCCAGGCCACGTACGACCTCGCGGTCTGA
- a CDS encoding helix-turn-helix domain-containing protein, producing MATRPIEIGPAGLHAARAIEHLRLARGLTQHQLAARCTALGRPMTNTALSRTERARRRCDMDDLFVIATALGVPPATLLLPLPSVSSDDRRGC from the coding sequence ATGGCAACCCGACCTATCGAAATAGGCCCCGCCGGCCTTCACGCCGCCCGCGCCATCGAGCACCTACGCCTCGCGCGCGGCCTGACCCAGCACCAACTTGCCGCTCGCTGCACCGCACTGGGCCGCCCGATGACCAACACCGCCCTCAGCCGCACCGAACGCGCCCGTCGGCGCTGCGACATGGACGACCTCTTCGTCATCGCCACCGCGCTCGGTGTCCCTCCCGCGACGCTGCTCCTCCCGCTCCCGTCCGTGTCCAGTGATGACCGGAGGGGGTGCTAG
- a CDS encoding site-specific integrase, translating into MARVWIEDRIGHAAYVRAAADAKRTGRTPPGRYRVRWYDPDGKPKMKTFARKVDAEAERTRMESRLSDGSYRDPAAARVKFAEVAESWLAAQIHLKRSTRGRYRGVLDVHVIPRWGTTPLDRIHFEDIAEWLADLLSGEATGGRKLSPRSVRKAYVVLSRVLGFAVKARRLAVNPAVGVPLPKAPPADHVYLDDMQVEALANASGAYRVFILLLAYTGLRWGEASALKVGRVDLDACRAHIVEAYAEDNGKLYLDTPKNHERRSVPIPRFLAEELKPHVQRRGDEELLFTAPQGGPLRARNFRQRFFAPAVVKAGLGHLKVTPHKLRHTAASLAIASGADVNVVQTMLGHKSATLTLDTYGHLFPDRLDEVSKKMHKRRSKQLTKAKAKLEKAEKKARKAAETVAALEEDAA; encoded by the coding sequence TTGGCGCGGGTCTGGATTGAGGACCGCATAGGGCACGCGGCGTATGTGCGTGCCGCGGCGGACGCCAAGCGGACGGGTCGTACGCCGCCGGGGCGCTACCGCGTGCGCTGGTACGACCCCGACGGCAAACCGAAGATGAAGACCTTCGCCCGCAAGGTCGATGCCGAGGCGGAGCGGACGAGGATGGAGTCCCGTCTCAGTGACGGTTCCTACCGCGACCCTGCAGCCGCGCGGGTGAAGTTCGCAGAGGTGGCGGAGTCCTGGCTGGCCGCGCAGATCCATCTCAAGCGCTCGACCCGGGGCCGCTATCGAGGTGTCCTCGATGTCCACGTGATCCCCAGGTGGGGCACCACTCCACTGGACCGCATCCACTTCGAGGACATCGCCGAGTGGCTCGCGGACCTGCTGTCCGGCGAGGCGACCGGCGGCAGGAAGCTCAGCCCCCGGTCCGTCCGCAAGGCGTACGTCGTCCTCAGTCGAGTTCTCGGCTTTGCGGTCAAGGCTCGTCGACTGGCGGTCAACCCGGCTGTCGGCGTGCCCCTGCCGAAGGCGCCGCCGGCCGACCACGTGTACCTCGACGACATGCAGGTCGAAGCGCTGGCCAACGCGTCAGGCGCCTACCGCGTGTTCATCCTGCTGCTGGCCTACACCGGCCTGCGCTGGGGCGAGGCATCCGCGCTGAAGGTGGGCCGAGTCGACCTGGACGCCTGCCGGGCCCACATCGTCGAGGCGTACGCCGAGGACAACGGAAAGCTCTACCTCGACACCCCCAAGAACCACGAGCGCCGGTCCGTACCGATCCCGCGGTTCCTAGCAGAGGAGCTGAAGCCCCACGTCCAGCGGCGTGGAGATGAGGAGTTGCTCTTCACCGCTCCGCAGGGCGGACCGCTACGAGCTCGCAACTTCCGTCAGCGGTTCTTCGCGCCGGCGGTCGTGAAGGCCGGGCTGGGGCATCTCAAGGTCACCCCGCACAAGCTGCGCCATACGGCGGCCTCGCTCGCCATCGCCAGCGGCGCGGACGTCAACGTCGTACAGACGATGCTGGGCCACAAGTCGGCGACGCTGACCCTGGACACCTACGGGCACCTCTTCCCGGACCGCCTGGACGAGGTCTCGAAGAAGATGCACAAGCGCCGCTCCAAGCAACTGACCAAGGCGAAGGCCAAGCTGGAGAAGGCCGAGAAGAAGGCCCGCAAGGCTGCCGAGACGGTGGCTGCCCTGGAGGAAGATGCCGCCTGA
- a CDS encoding amino acid adenylation domain-containing protein yields MQLRIELRPTTGASGGRALNPAETVVALAALVHRFSGHDLSVQGRRSEDLLFLAPLLVDADLMACSLAESLTRAELRPLEDRAPDVTITVNAVPGNGSEAVVELAEHLAVDGLGDSVARAVQHFADEIARLPHLPLSEISTVAPHEEKRLLVLSGDQWDDTAPLSLVHQLVERQALLRPDSSAVSDGTRELTYAELHSAAVRASQRLRAAGIRSGSLVGLMTERSIDAIVALLAVAMAGAASVPLDPSYPAARLRIMLDDPRIAAVVYSGEPVVSAPAGTAMLPLAELTDQADPGSAPRDGEPGHVEAPEDPLFTLVFTSGSTGVPKGVEITHRGVARLVMDEQCTGFAAEDVVLQYAPLTFDACFLEIWGALARGARLELAPPGPLGLAELAEVIEERGVTVLWLTSGLFHQIAEYEADCLRGVRRLFVGGDVVSPHHVDRVARMWPHLELVNGYGPTENTTFTCFHPINRDGPTDLCTSVPIGRPVARTRVHVLDRYGQLVPPGVPGELWVSGEGLARGYALRPDLTAERFVTPQEGPLRGVRMYRTGDRVRFLADGALEFLGRTDLQVKVNGFRIELPEIESALLACDGVRQACVIVEQDAVGGKRLASYVVAEDTDGRLRLELRKALRAQLPHYMVPTRYTVLDELPLTHNGKVDRARLAATPSNKD; encoded by the coding sequence ATGCAGCTGCGCATCGAACTTCGCCCGACGACCGGTGCCTCGGGGGGCCGTGCCCTCAATCCAGCGGAAACGGTCGTGGCTCTGGCAGCCCTGGTCCACCGCTTCTCGGGACACGATCTCAGCGTGCAGGGCCGCCGGTCGGAGGATCTGCTCTTCCTCGCGCCGCTGCTGGTCGACGCCGACCTCATGGCCTGCTCACTGGCGGAGAGCCTCACGCGAGCCGAGCTCCGCCCCCTCGAAGACAGGGCGCCCGACGTCACCATCACGGTCAACGCGGTGCCGGGCAACGGATCCGAGGCAGTCGTCGAACTGGCTGAACACCTGGCGGTCGATGGTCTGGGCGACTCGGTCGCGAGGGCCGTCCAACACTTTGCCGATGAGATCGCACGGCTGCCCCACCTTCCTCTGAGCGAAATCAGCACAGTCGCTCCCCATGAGGAGAAACGGTTGCTGGTACTGTCGGGTGATCAGTGGGACGACACCGCACCGCTTTCTCTCGTGCATCAACTGGTCGAGCGTCAGGCCCTGCTGAGGCCCGATTCCAGCGCCGTGAGCGACGGCACGCGAGAACTCACCTATGCGGAGCTTCATTCCGCTGCCGTCCGCGCCTCACAGCGCCTTCGCGCCGCAGGAATCAGGTCCGGCTCGCTGGTCGGTCTGATGACCGAGCGAAGCATCGATGCGATCGTCGCGTTGCTCGCCGTGGCGATGGCGGGGGCGGCTTCTGTGCCGCTCGATCCCTCCTACCCGGCAGCACGTTTGCGCATCATGCTGGACGATCCCCGGATCGCTGCCGTGGTCTACAGCGGCGAACCGGTTGTTTCCGCTCCAGCAGGCACTGCCATGCTGCCGCTGGCGGAGCTCACCGACCAGGCCGATCCCGGATCCGCCCCTCGGGATGGCGAACCCGGGCATGTCGAAGCTCCCGAAGACCCGCTCTTCACACTCGTGTTCACCTCAGGCTCCACGGGCGTTCCCAAGGGGGTGGAGATCACGCATCGCGGTGTCGCCCGGCTGGTCATGGACGAACAGTGCACCGGCTTCGCGGCTGAGGACGTCGTGCTGCAATACGCGCCGCTGACCTTCGACGCCTGCTTCCTGGAGATCTGGGGAGCACTGGCACGTGGAGCCCGGTTGGAGCTTGCCCCGCCAGGACCGCTGGGGCTTGCTGAACTCGCTGAGGTGATCGAAGAGCGAGGAGTCACCGTCCTCTGGCTCACCTCCGGCCTTTTCCATCAGATCGCCGAGTACGAGGCGGACTGCCTGCGTGGGGTGCGCCGGCTCTTCGTCGGTGGTGACGTCGTATCGCCTCATCACGTCGATCGGGTCGCGCGCATGTGGCCGCACCTGGAACTGGTCAACGGATACGGCCCGACGGAGAACACCACGTTCACCTGCTTTCACCCCATCAACCGCGACGGACCGACGGATCTCTGCACCAGTGTCCCGATCGGCCGCCCCGTCGCCCGGACCCGCGTGCATGTGCTGGACCGGTACGGGCAGCTGGTGCCGCCTGGAGTCCCCGGCGAACTGTGGGTCTCGGGCGAGGGCCTGGCCCGCGGTTACGCGCTGCGTCCGGACCTGACGGCGGAGCGCTTCGTGACTCCGCAGGAGGGGCCGCTGCGCGGAGTACGGATGTACCGGACCGGAGATCGCGTCAGGTTCCTCGCCGACGGTGCCCTGGAATTCCTGGGACGCACCGACTTGCAGGTCAAGGTCAACGGGTTCCGCATCGAGTTGCCGGAGATCGAGTCGGCTCTGCTCGCCTGCGACGGGGTCCGCCAGGCGTGTGTGATCGTGGAACAGGACGCCGTCGGCGGAAAGCGGCTGGCTTCCTATGTGGTTGCCGAGGACACGGACGGGCGGTTGAGGCTGGAGCTGCGAAAGGCCCTGCGCGCGCAATTGCCGCACTACATGGTGCCGACTCGTTACACGGTGCTCGACGAGTTGCCGCTGACCCACAACGGCAAGGTCGACCGTGCTCGCCTCGCCGCCACTCCATCGAACAAGGACTGA
- a CDS encoding phosphopantetheine-binding protein gives MTTPATGVHEAVVAIWTEILGTEVTPDADFFLLGGHSLLATRMIARVEQTLGVKVRLREVFDHAELDDFVGLVADRAAAQP, from the coding sequence ATGACCACCCCCGCCACCGGTGTCCACGAAGCAGTCGTCGCGATCTGGACCGAGATCCTGGGTACCGAGGTGACCCCGGACGCGGATTTCTTCCTCCTCGGAGGGCATTCTCTGCTGGCAACGCGGATGATCGCACGCGTCGAACAGACTCTGGGTGTGAAGGTACGGCTGCGCGAAGTGTTCGATCACGCGGAGCTCGATGATTTCGTCGGGCTGGTGGCAGACCGGGCCGCGGCCCAGCCGTAA
- a CDS encoding aldo/keto reductase — MKYVKLGSTGIDVSRICLGALSFGTPGKGVHNWTLDLDQARPLMLHALESGVNFVDTANVYSAGSSEQIVGQILREYGHRDEVVLATKVHGRTRPGPNGVGLSRKAIMTEIDNSLRRLGTDYVDVYQIHRWDPATPIEVTMEALHDVVKAGKALHIGASSMWAWEFSKAQYVADANGWTRFSTMQNHYNLIYREEEREMLPLCADQGIGVIPWSPLARGRLARPWDVVSARSETDEFGKMLYCDSDREIVERLEQLSDKRGVPMAQMALAWMLSKPTVTSPIVGASKMSHLQDAIDALDVVLEEEEISYLEELYQPHNVAGHPITSLPGQH, encoded by the coding sequence TTGAAGTACGTCAAGCTGGGCTCGACCGGCATAGACGTGTCGCGGATCTGCCTGGGGGCCCTGAGCTTCGGCACACCGGGCAAGGGGGTCCACAATTGGACTTTGGACCTGGACCAGGCGCGGCCTTTGATGCTGCACGCCCTGGAGTCCGGCGTGAACTTCGTGGACACCGCCAATGTGTACTCCGCGGGGTCCAGCGAGCAGATCGTCGGGCAGATCCTGCGCGAATACGGTCACCGCGATGAGGTCGTGCTGGCGACGAAGGTTCACGGGCGGACGCGGCCGGGACCCAACGGTGTGGGGCTCTCCCGCAAGGCGATCATGACGGAGATCGACAACAGCCTTCGCCGGCTCGGCACCGACTACGTCGACGTCTACCAGATCCACCGGTGGGACCCGGCGACGCCGATCGAGGTCACCATGGAGGCCCTGCACGATGTGGTGAAGGCCGGCAAGGCACTGCACATCGGCGCGTCGTCGATGTGGGCCTGGGAGTTCTCCAAGGCCCAGTACGTCGCCGACGCGAACGGCTGGACCCGCTTCAGCACGATGCAGAACCACTACAACCTGATCTACCGCGAGGAAGAGCGGGAGATGCTGCCCCTCTGCGCCGACCAGGGCATCGGCGTCATCCCGTGGAGCCCGCTGGCGCGGGGGCGGCTCGCCCGCCCGTGGGACGTCGTCAGCGCCCGCAGCGAGACCGACGAGTTCGGCAAGATGCTCTACTGCGACAGCGATCGCGAGATCGTCGAGCGGCTGGAGCAACTGTCCGACAAGCGTGGCGTGCCGATGGCGCAGATGGCGCTGGCGTGGATGCTGTCGAAGCCGACGGTGACCTCACCCATTGTTGGTGCCAGCAAGATGAGTCATCTCCAGGACGCCATCGACGCGTTGGACGTGGTGCTGGAGGAAGAAGAGATCAGCTACCTGGAAGAGCTGTACCAGCCGCACAACGTCGCCGGGCACCCGATCACCTCGCTGCCGGGCCAGCACTGA
- a CDS encoding MFS transporter: MPTELSSEAAETTDKRSMRYALLISLATGIGYLPFALTIPILPGHVTDRLHGGPADVGAVVSSYAVTSLLSRPVSGALMNRLGTRALSIGGAVLTALATVCYPLAGSIGQLVVLRLVVGVGMGVMQAATGVWPVQLVAKDRQNWALGLGGTVNYLALGLGAPLGTLLAGWTGTAETFVIAGLVTLIVIPIAAYVPEVRIPPKTEKADVDRRQALLGTVLPSVALVFTAFGFAAVASFAVAKFDALGVAGGAAVVTAYSLTVVVLRIAGTWIRWEVTRPVELVVLFVVEAVGIALVGLSHGLAMGVVGGVLTGVGMWQIYPALGVFVVRSVSERGRAMALSVFGACFTVGVAIGSGSLGLIAQAAGYRAMFLVCAACILLGLLVAVTASRVRGPAAAQG; this comes from the coding sequence GTGCCGACTGAGCTGAGTTCCGAGGCCGCCGAGACCACTGACAAGAGGTCCATGCGGTACGCACTGCTGATCTCGCTGGCCACGGGGATCGGTTATCTGCCGTTCGCCCTGACGATTCCGATCCTGCCCGGTCACGTGACGGACCGGCTGCACGGCGGTCCGGCGGACGTCGGTGCGGTCGTCAGCAGTTACGCGGTGACGTCGCTGCTGTCGCGGCCGGTGTCGGGCGCTTTGATGAACCGTCTCGGTACCCGGGCCCTTTCCATCGGCGGCGCGGTGCTGACGGCGCTGGCCACGGTGTGCTACCCGCTGGCCGGGTCGATCGGCCAACTGGTGGTCCTGCGCCTGGTGGTGGGTGTCGGTATGGGAGTGATGCAGGCCGCGACCGGGGTCTGGCCGGTGCAGCTGGTCGCCAAGGACCGGCAGAACTGGGCGTTGGGGCTGGGCGGTACGGTCAACTACCTGGCCCTGGGGCTAGGCGCTCCGCTGGGCACTCTGCTCGCCGGCTGGACCGGCACGGCAGAGACGTTCGTGATCGCCGGGCTGGTCACCCTGATCGTCATCCCGATCGCCGCGTACGTCCCCGAAGTACGTATCCCCCCGAAGACGGAGAAGGCTGACGTCGATCGGCGCCAGGCGCTCCTGGGCACAGTCCTGCCGAGCGTCGCACTGGTCTTCACCGCGTTCGGCTTCGCGGCGGTCGCCAGCTTCGCGGTCGCGAAGTTCGACGCCCTGGGTGTCGCCGGCGGAGCGGCCGTGGTCACCGCGTACTCCCTGACCGTGGTGGTGTTGCGCATAGCGGGTACGTGGATCCGCTGGGAGGTCACGCGGCCGGTGGAACTGGTGGTCCTGTTCGTGGTCGAGGCGGTGGGGATCGCGCTCGTCGGGCTGTCGCACGGGCTGGCCATGGGTGTGGTCGGCGGTGTGCTCACCGGCGTGGGCATGTGGCAGATCTACCCGGCGCTGGGGGTGTTCGTGGTGCGCTCGGTCAGCGAGCGCGGGCGCGCCATGGCGCTGTCGGTCTTCGGCGCCTGCTTCACGGTGGGGGTCGCCATCGGCAGCGGCTCCCTCGGGCTGATCGCCCAGGCCGCCGGGTACCGGGCGATGTTCCTCGTCTGCGCGGCCTGCATCCTTCTGGGCCTGCTGGTGGCGGTGACCGCGTCCCGCGTGCGAGGACCGGCGGCAGCCCAGGGCTGA